The following coding sequences lie in one Stigmatopora argus isolate UIUO_Sarg chromosome 5, RoL_Sarg_1.0, whole genome shotgun sequence genomic window:
- the cldn5a gene encoding claudin 5a: protein MVSAGLEILGLSLCVVGSLLVMVACGLPMWKVTAFIEANIVVAQTIWDGLWMSCVVQSTGQMQCKVHDSVLALSHDLQAARALTIISSVMGVLGLMVVIAGAQCTNCIRDESLKARVVNAGGVIYIISGLFVLVPLCWMANNIISDFYNPQVPGSKKREIGAALYIGWAATALLLIGGAILCCSCPASGNTGYSVKYAPTKRATPNGDYDKRNYV, encoded by the coding sequence ATGGTGTCGGCTGGGCTGGAGATTTTGGGACTTTCACTGTGCGTGGTGGGCTCTCTTCTGGTGATGGTGGCGTGCGGTCTGCCCATGTGGAAGGTGACCGCCTTCATCGAGGCCAACATCGTGGTGGCGCAGACCATCTGGGACGGCCTGTGGATGTCGTGCGTGGTGCAGAGCACGGGCCAGATGCAGTGCAAGGTGCACGACTCGGTGCTCGCCCTCAGCCACGACCTGCAGGCGGCCCGGGCGCTCACCATCATCTCGTCGGTGATGGGCGTGCTGGGGCTGATGGTGGTGATCGCCGGGGCGCAGTGCACCAACTGCATCCGCGACGAGTCGCTCAAGGCGCGCGTGGTCAACGCCGGCGGGGTCATCTACATCATCTCGGGGCTCTTCGTGCTGGTGCCCCTGTGCTGGATGGCCAACAACATCATCTCGGATTTCTACAACCCGCAGGTGCCCGGCTCCAAGAAGAGGGAGATCGGAGCGGCGCTCTACATCGGCTGGGCGGCCACCGCGCTGCTGCTGATCGGCGGGGCCATTCTCTGCTGCTCCTGCCCGGCCTCCGGGAACACGGGATACTCGGTCAAATATGCGCCTACCAAGAGAGCCACGCCGAACGGAGACTATGACAAACGGAATTATGTGTAG